A segment of the Ipomoea triloba cultivar NCNSP0323 chromosome 1, ASM357664v1 genome:
TTTTCCAGCTTGCATAGAATCCAGTAGTTCTCTGGTAAAGAAGAATACAGTATATTATAACTTGAAATTTTTGTGAAATTTGTAATTTGGTACTACATAGAAGTTGATGCCAAGCCATCTGAACATTCTGCACTCCATCAGTTTTTGcgctaaataaaaaaatatgagtaTATGTGCCTCAGTTAAAACTATGTTGGATTCTTCACCAGCCAATGTTACTATGTAATGGTTTTAGGCATCCCTAGTATCCTATGTTTCCGCTTAACCTTTTACAAGTACATAAAGCTGTTACTTGCTGGCTACAATCACATCCCACTACAACAAGAACAAGTTCATACAACTTTCCAAAGAGCAAAAAGTTGATTACTGATTTCTTATTGACACACTTGGGATAGAAATTTACAGGCAAGTTGCAGTTTCTAAGCCTAAAgttcaaattttcaaatgtgctttttcattttttttttttttttttttaatctcattGACTTCTATGAGTTAATAGTGGCTAGTAGAATTTAGGAATTACTTGTTCAGTTCAGTggcattttttatttgtttgagaaTTCATGTAATAGATGTCATCTAGAGCTCCAAAGCTCAATTGTATCAACAACAGCCAAGAATAAATCCTAAGCAAAATAAGAAACACAACCATAGGAGCTCAAGGAAGCATTTATTTATAGAAAGCAAATATTCTTCTTTGGAAATTGGAAACAGAGTCATCTTAACTAGAGGAAAGCAATAACCAAAAGGGTAAATGGTGAGAAGTGTTTAATGTAGTGTAGCTTTTTCTGTGAAATGATTGCACAACCATGTTGGTATGACAGCTAGGGTGTACAAACAAATCCGAGAACCAACAACCCAATCTGACCTTTAGGGTAGAATCTGAATGTCAATTTGTTTTTGGACCCATATATCtaaaaaccatttttttttttttagtttgtacATTAGAAAAACTgcaaacccaattcaaaaactAGTAACAAATTTGTAATGTTCAAGGAACTGAAAACTGATTGATTCAAACCAAAAGGGTTCTGTTTGGTTTTGATTTGCATTGCTACAATACGATTGGTTTTGGTtccaaaaaaagaaacaaaacatgCGCGCACACACTCCAATCCAATTATCCAGAAACAGCCTGTCACAATACAAGGGAAAAAATGCAATCTTTCATCAAAGTTGTAAACCAACTACACGGTTAATTCCACCAAAAGTTACCAAAGTTCAGAATATCTGGAAATAACTTGGAATTGGAAACGAAAAGACAGAGAATTAGCATAAATAGCAGTTAATTTTTATCAGCTCTCCAGGATGTGTTTgtgagaaagaaagagagataCTTAGAATTGGAAACATCGGTGAAGAGGGCAAGAGAAATGGTGCTTCCGCTGACTTCAAAAGTCTCCATTGCCGGCAGAATTTTCTTTCTTGAACGAAAACGAACTGTTAAGGGGCTGTAGTGTAGAGGTGGGAGGGAAATGGAAGAGGTTTTGGAGCTAGGGTTTTATGGCCGTTACCCGATTAACTAATCGTAGCAGGTAAAGTAATTGCAATTTATATCATAGACCAGAGTCCACCTAGCATTATGGACTctggataaaaataataaaaaagtattaaataagtcattgaatttttattttttttgcaattggatcattaaacttaaaaagtgtgcaatccaactatcaaataagtaaaatatgtacaattataacatttttttaatttaatttgaattaaaaacatttcaatattgacttttAACTAGTATGGTAGAGGAAAATGCAATCCTTAATACATACATGTTAGTAACATAATAGGATTTTaccaaacaaatttttaaaaatgtttcaatcgcacaaattttgcttgtttgatggttcaattgcacactttttaagtttagtgacccaattgcacaaaaacaagaagttcaatggcctatttaacactttttcctaaaaataataagataTAGAATTCATGCTCGTAAGATACAAACTTTTATAACAAAAGACACAAAAATcaaaacacaagacacatacacatattatatacggaatatttacttatttttcaaatttgatttaggtacataatttgtgtttatagtcataaaatttttacaacacaaagacattaaattttataacataagacacaattactaatttgtttcaagtacataatttcataatacaagacacaaaaactcatgagtcacaacataagacacatgGTGTACtctgatccacaatataatgtacataattatgtaatttcagttaacaaattatgtatattcaataatttaatgtacctaatttgttaattgaaaatatataatatgttaagtatatatacataatccgATTTAAGGTTTACAATGTTCATGGAGAACTATGATAGACAATATAATGATTGAATTAGTAGAGAGATGATAATGTTCCAAGTTATTGGATTTATGTTATGGGGCTAAATGCAGTGAGTGACAAATGCTTCTGTTTGATGTAAAAGGTTCTGACTTGTGAGCAAGTGATtgaggcaaattattatgtggattcCGTCATTCGGATTCTCCTTGCAAGGTTGACATGaatttaaaaacacaatttatatattgaaggTTCACAATTCACATACTAATGTTCagaatttacatattgaatgttcacaattttatatactaaatgttcacaatttatatactgaatgttcacaatttagtatgtaaattgcatgtaaattgtgaatattcagtatataaattgtgtattttgattcGGGTCCACTTTACAAGATGGACCTAGATCGATGACATAACTGTTAAGTGATTGATAAAGGTTGAACATTTGATGGGGTATGAATGGATTAGTTGAACAATTGAAGAGAAGGAATTAATGATTGGTTGGACGAAAGTTGTAGCTAAGCATTAATGATTGGTTAGATGATAGTTGTAACTGAGCAGTTATAAATAGTTGATTAATGTCATAGGAGCATTACTCttgagtatgtatatatacttaacaTGGTTAAAACATAATTTGGACGAATTTTtggtcctcgtcttttaatGACATTAAAAAGGTAAATACAATAAACATCATCCAGTTTTGAAACATGgttaaaacataaaatgacattaatttttaaaataataataataataataataataataataaaaaggatGATCGATCTGATATATCCTTCTCAAAACAAGTTCTTAATATGCTCATGGAAGTGGAAAAGCAAAGTCTTTAATTATCTGGTAAATGAAAATTGTTAGGTTGGCTGCTGGCTGGGATTATCTCATTATCATATTGCCAGAAAACAGACCAACTCAGAAGACCCATGAATTCAAAAGGCAAAATTCAAGTGTTTCTGGCCTGTCAGAAtgtgttgattttttattttttttttaaatatttttggcGAAAACATTgaaggaggaggaagaggataTTTGGACTTGTTTACCCATCTTGACAAGAACATAAGGATCGCCGCAGAACATCATGGGCGGTGAGTTAATGCCTCGCTTGACACGCACTCTGAGAAGACCCAAAAGACTGTCTATCAGAGATTTGGTTCTGTTGTCACAATGGTAAACAATCCATGGCGCAAAGCTtatgtttggttttttttttctaagctGTCAGGAAAGACAAAATCGACGTGGATCCTGACTCACACGCTTTGGTCACTGGAGACGGCTCGACGGCGGGCAACGACGGTAACGGAGTACTGCACAGCTCAGCCAGCAGATCACGGAAGGACCAACGTGAGGAAGAAGAAACGCAGCAAAGAAAATGACCCTTTTATCCCTTCACTTAACACCCATTTAACGCCATGTtaacggaaggaccattttttgaacaattttgaaagtcaaaggtttaatttgtccaaattaaaagacaaagaCCAAATTTAGAAAATCACAATAGTCGGAGGACTATTGTCGAAATTAActccataaaaaaattgaaaatgtagTGAGGACATAAATCAatgcaattaataaaaacaaataaattttttttttcaacaacttgatattaatttgtgaatattattGTTCACCGGTCTTTTCCTCTTGTtttgttattttcatttgacaCTTAATACATACATGTATTCCTATTTCCTAGTGTTAGACTATTAGGTGTAGCCCATAAGGataactaattttaatttatgggtGAGTGATTGTTGGCAATATAATAATACATGATCAAGTCATAACAGTCACAATATAAAAGTTTCACATAATATGATGAATTCTATGTGAGTATTAGTCACTAATTTTCTTACTTATTAAAGAAGAGAGACAATCACCATAATTTACTTATTCACTATTATATCAGCCCGGACAAACAAAACCATGTAGttgtcacaactcacaacttTTCAATAAAacattacctttttttttttttttggtaatcgAAGTCAAACCTTacttttcacaaaaaaaaaaaaaaaaaatgtcaaaactaTGGCCGGAAAGAAATGTGAAAGTAAAAGTATATCCTGTACAACACATGGACACATGGTGCACGTTGTAAATCCGCAacctatcttcttcttcatcctctttaTTGTTGCAGCCCGGGGCCAACCACCATTTCTGCTTACACAGTATATACACGTTTCTTTCGGACGAGCCATACACAGAAACCAGAGTCTCCTATTTATTTaccatattaataataataaacttaattcTACAGTTTCTCCTTCAAATGTTGCCTGTAAACCCTAGCTCCATTTTCGCCCCTTCCAAGCCTCCCATTGTCACCTTATCCACTGTCACACCTCGCCATTTCACCACAGTTATTCGTTGCCACTCCGCCGCCGACCCGCCTGCCTCGAGGCCGTGGTTTAACTTCTTCGCTGCAGCAGATGCTGCTGCTTCCCCAGGCTCCGGGCGAATTGGGCTGAATTCTGACGGAGCCGCTGCATCTCCTGTCGAGAAGAGAGTTGCTTATAATGGAAAGACTACCAAGGCAAATGCGAAGGAGAGGTGGTCACGTAACCGGGAGAGTTACTTGACCGACAACGACGATGCTCTTCCTCTTCCAATGACTTATCCAGATACCTCCCCCGTGTCTCCGGAGGAAATTGATCGTCGTCTTCGCTGCGACCCCCAAGTTGAggtattaatttcaaaattttatccATTATGTAGTATAgtgtttatatatttacttgttTTTCCTTTCTCTCAATGAGGGTTTTGTGTTAGATATTGAGTGTTGCTTAGTCCATTCCGAATTCCGATCTAGATATTGCTACAATGGAAGTATCGTACATTCACTCGTGCACATAGTTCATTAGCCATGAAACAGAGATTGTTTGGGTGCTTGATATTTTGTTTGGGCCTTTATAACTTCATCTGAAACTAAAAATTGGGTCTACTAGTCTATAGGATTTCTAATCTCAGAAATCACTTGCATATGCTTAAATCTGCAAACTGACTTTGTGTTTTTCTTGCTCTTCTTAACTAGGATTGCAAAGAAGTTGTTTATGAATGGACAGGAAAGTGTAGGAGCTGCCAAGGCACAGGGTTTGTCAGTTACTATAACAAAAGGGGGAAGGAGACTGTCTGCAAATGCATACCCTGCCTTGGAATTGGTACTACTTCTATCAGATATGATTGACTGttattttttcttgtttgaaTGTATTCTTCTCCTGCAGTGTGTCTGCATAGCATAAAGCATCCATAAGTTTGATTTTGGTTTAATTCAGTAGATTTATTGGTATAAACTTATTTTAAGAATGATAGATTTTTAGCAATCTTAATCTACTGAaagattttttgtttaaagGGAATTAACAAGATTTCACAGTTCAGAGGTTTTAGGAGTCCTGATTGTTTGGTGGCATGGTGCAAACACAATATTCCTAACTTAGTACATGGTGGCATGGTGCACATCAATtttcttgtttgttttttaGTGATGCTCACAAATTTATTCTAATTGCAGTAGATCTAATTTTTACTGCTATTGATAATTTTATAGTACTCTATAATGAGGAAAGCTTTGGTGTGATGGATGGAACTATTGATTATTGAGGGCAGACATTATTATGCAGCCTAACAATCATTCTATGTGCTAATTTGCTTGACTATCTCTAATCATTGCTCCTATGTTAACCTCATGTTCTAGAAAGGTTGTACGTTTTGTCCTATTTTTCTGATCTTGCCTTGTGTATCCAAGTTCTTAAGTTGATGCTTATTACCTGTCAGCTATGAGATGCCATATCTGATACATGAGCCCATCAGATTATGCTTTTCTTATGCAGTGAGCTGCTTTTAAGATTGCGAAACCTCAATCTAGATATTGTATCTCTCATTACAGGTTATGTGCAGAAGATAACAGCACGGAAGGATATTGATGTTATGGAGGATTTGGATAATGGATAGTCATCTTGATTCTTGACAATGGTGTATACTCATATATTCGCATCCTTTTTTTCCTAACCCCACTGCGTTGATGATTACAGTATTACACCAATTGTTATATTCTTTAAGGCATAGGCTGGTTACAAATCACAGTACTTGTTTGACTTTATagaggtaaatgtaaatgtagaTCTATAGAAAACAAGTTGTGGTGCCTCACTACTTGTCTATAAAATCAAGAATATGTTCTTTGCTTCCTAAATATTTTCTATTTAGAGTTaccctttctctttcttcttttcttatttcttgGCTAAAGAATCTTGGTTTCCTACCTATTGCTAAGGAATAACACGGCTCTCTTGTATCCTCTTTACTTTGATTGTCAGAAAGTCTTGTGTACCTCAATTCTCAGCCATTCTGGTATTTAAGGTTGAAAGTTCATGTTAGATGACAGTTTGAAATTTCTCATATCTGCATAGAAAAAAAAAGCCGAAACAATGTCAAGTTTTCTAGAAATCCAGTACAGCCTCTCAAAAAGCAAGTTATTGAGGAAGGCATCAAGGATGCTTTCCTCAAGTAGGCAAACTTCTTTCTCCTTTCCTGTCTACCAGCCATGTATGGATGAGCAGAAAAGAGTATTTGATCGGTTTGACTCTAATGGAGATGGAAAGATCTCCCCTGATGAGTATAAAGCCTTTTTGCGATCTCTGGGAAAGAGCAAATTCCTCACTCGGGAAGTTGAGAAGATATTCGAGGTTGCAGATTCAGACGGCGATGGCTCTATAGATTTCAATGAGTTTGTGGAAGTGCAGAGGAAGGAAGGTGGGAGCAGAACCACGGATTTGCATTCCGCGTTTCAGGTATTTGACAGGGATGGTGATGGAAAGATTTGTGCAGAAGAAGTTTTTGAACTGCTGCAGAAGCTGGGAGACGGGTGCAGCCTGCAGGATTGCCAGAAAATGGTGAAAGCTCGTGATGTTAATGGAGACGGCGTGATTGACATTGATGAGTTCATCAACATGATGACTCGGGGCACGCCTCTTTGTTAGAGCCTAGAGGACGACAAGGAATGCTCAAGCTGCGTTGGTGATGGTGAGTCTATGGCATTGCGTTTTCTTCTCTGTTAAATTTGGATTTTGTTCCATAATTCTTTACCGCACGCACAAGACAGattaattatgttgattttAGATGATTATTTGTTGGTATGTAATGTTGGATTCAGTTTGATTTTCTTGATCAATAATGTGTGTTTATATGTTGGAATAATATTGCATTGTATTGTATTGGAAGGAGTTTGAGATGATGAAACTAATACAATCCTTAAAATGTCaccattttattaatattaatcgaGTAATTTGTCCGTCATCGACTCATTGTCACTTGCTTTGTAGGTGTGTGCGTCCATTTTAAAAACATCAAAGTTCAGATACAATTGTGTATTTAGATTTTGAACATTGCTCAAATAATAACTTCCCTTCACATCGGAACATGTTCAcattatttgtgagacgggtcaagtgagattaatataaaaatgtaatatttatattaacaaatgtaatactaaataaggaataaaatgtttatatatttatagttaaaCGGTTATGTACTAGTGTTATGAATGTTGATCAAatgtaaggaaaaaaaaaggaccatattaattaaaataaaatgatgtcattttggATTAGAGTCTATAATATGTATAGTGCAATAGTTATATTATGGATCTGgctctaccttgcaaggtggactcgtgTCTATTTACATATTGAGTATTCatcatttacatattgaatgctcacaatttgaattgtgaacatttagtaaattatgaacattcagttatgaatattcaatatataaattgtgaacattcagtatgtaaattgtgtattttgaacttGGATCCTCAAAATAATTTGTCATGTACCATTGTACAGTGAACCCTAGTACACGATATAATTTGACAATTGAGAAGGTGCAGACCATCCCAATTGGGGCAGATATTTAGATAGGTTCACACCGCGTAAAGCCCAGCCCAACATAATTTACCCGTGCCTCCATTTTACCGCCAAAAGGACCTGCAGATTTAAAATGCACAGAACTCAAAACACTGAAACAGTGCTTGAACGAAGCACGGGAGGTCGTCAAATGGACGATGAAGATGAGGCTCTTTCCGCTTCAGAACCAAGCGATTCGAGCGATGAGGTCATCTCTGAGCCAGACAATGACGACGACGACATCAATTACAATTGTAACAGCGGCGACGAAGACGATGACCATGGAGCTCAAACATCCAATCTCCGATGCAGTCCGGAAGATCGGAAGTCCGAAAATGTCGCCGCTTTAGTCAGGTTCTTTAAATTTCTTGTCTCCATAAATATagttaaaacattaaaattttgatcACCCTTGAGCTTCCTCTTTTTCTTATGTTTTGTGTTTTCATCTGATTCGGATGAAGGGGAAGGCCTTTGATGCTAGGGCTTCTAGTTTTCAAACTTAgaaatttgatttcttaatactaatgcaataatttaatttagaattgttattgttattttttctttctttctgaaTATTAATTGTTAAAGCTGAAAGTTCACGATTGTCATGTAATTAGGGGAAACCTTGAAGTGAGAAGACAGTCAATACTTCCACGAGTCTATTCAGTAACTGATGCAGCTGTCAACGTCAGAAAGCCTTTTAAACCTCCGAGCTCAAATGGTTATAGTAGTAACAATGAACATCTCGCACGCCGGCTCTGGGCACGCAAAAGGTTTGTGCCATGGGGGTCCAATAGGCCAGCTTTGGTTGCAATCACGAACAGGGTAAATGCCCTTGAGACTACTCATAAAGATGTGCCTGAAGAAGAGATATGTCTGCCACCAGATGTTGAACCATTGCTGTTGTGGCAGCCTGAAGGATTTGGGGAGGAAGGCTGTAATTCAAAACCCATAGCAGTGGAACCTTTACTTGTTAAGTACCTCCGACCACATCAAAGGTACTGCACttttaatatgataatttatATTTCTGGAGGTGTTATTGAAATGCATGGAGGTAAACAGTTTGCTGATGCATATTATTCCAAGATCACCTGGAAGCATCACTTAAGATTTCttgtatttgattttgttgCTGATGGCATGTTTAGTTTGAACACATTCGTTTCTAGCTTCTACATTCCATTAAGCTTCTAGATGCTAGTTTTAACCAatttatcaattattaaaaaatgtttaccatttttctttcatttttgtttgtaatttgtattttaaatattttcttcatgAACTGAAATTTGTTCTAGTATTGGAGTTTCAGTTGATATAATTTATTGTAAAGATTGAGAAATTTGTTCTTTGCTTTATTTGCAGAGAAGGTGTCCAGTTCATGTTTGATTGTGTTTCAGGACTTTTGAGCACTTCCAATATTAACGGATGCATTTTAGCTGATGATATGGGGTAAATATCGCTGAATATCTTCTGCAGTGATGCTGTTTTCACATCTGTTGAATGATTTTAAATGTCATGTTTCACTTGCTAATGTTCTTTCTGTCCAGTCTTGGGAAGACGTTGCAGTCAATCACACTGCTTTACACACTTCTTCGTCAAGGTTTTGATGGAAAAGCAATGGTTAGGAAATCAATAATTGTGACTCCTACCAGTCTTGTCTCTAACTGGGAAGCTGAAATAAAGAAATGGGTTGGAGAAAGAGTTAAACTTGTTGCTCTCTGTGAAAGTACTCGAGAGGATGCCATCTCTGGCATTAACAATTTTACTAGTCCACATAGTGACTTACAAGTAAACATTGtgattatttcatatatatagtgaATTTGAGATCATTATGGTAACTGGAGTACTGATTTATCATTTATGTAATCTTCCAGGTATTGATTGTTTCCTATGAAACATTTCGAATGCATTCTTCAAAGTTTAGTAATGATATTTCCTGTGACCTCCTCATATGTGATGAGGCCCACAGGTTGAAAAATGATCAGACATTGACTAATCGAGTAAGATAAAGTTTTTACATAATGCTGTATCTTTTATTGTTTTTGATCAACTTTTTGCAGGATCCATATGAGATCACTGACTACAGATTTTTGCATTAGGCCTTGGCTTCTTTGTCATGCAAGCGCCGCATTTTGCTGTCAGGGACTCCAATGCAAGTGAGAATtgcatcaaatttataattcctTTTGCTTGTCAAATTCTGTCATGCTTTTCTTTGATGCAGTATTTTGTTCACATTTATCTTCCAGAATGATCTAGAGGAATTTTATTCCATGGTAAATTTTACTAACCCTGGAATCTTGGGAGATGCTGCATACTTTCGCCGTTACTATGAGGTTAGCTCAATAGTTCAGTATCTATTAAAAGTTTTCATAAATTGCTTTTTATGGATTATTGCGTTCCCCAATTTTTTGGGGATAAGCAGTGTACGCatttttaacattaatataaaaTGCATATCTGACCACCAAAAGACAACTTTTAGATGCCCATTGTTTGTGGTAGAGAACCCTCTTCTACTGAAGAAGAGAGGAGACTAGGTACTGAACGTTCTACAGAGCTGAGTGCAAAAGTTAACCAGGCAAGTATCTTCTGATATTGGTGCATTTCTGGAATGTGCTGTTACTTCTGTGTGCTGCTTTGGTGATCATCTCTTGAGTGCTTATATAAGGAGCATGTGCTGCTCTTGTAATTTCTTTCTAATAATACTACTGATAACTGATATATTTGTGCAACAGTTTATATTGCGGAGGACTAATGCATTGTTGTCAAATCACTTACCACCAAAGGTAACATAATGAAACAATAATAT
Coding sequences within it:
- the LOC116001989 gene encoding protein disulfide-isomerase SCO2, with translation MLPVNPSSIFAPSKPPIVTLSTVTPRHFTTVIRCHSAADPPASRPWFNFFAAADAAASPGSGRIGLNSDGAAASPVEKRVAYNGKTTKANAKERWSRNRESYLTDNDDALPLPMTYPDTSPVSPEEIDRRLRCDPQVEDCKEVVYEWTGKCRSCQGTGFVSYYNKRGKETVCKCIPCLGIGYVQKITARKDIDVMEDLDNG
- the LOC116001995 gene encoding calmodulin-like protein 1, whose translation is MSSFLEIQYSLSKSKLLRKASRMLSSSRQTSFSFPVYQPCMDEQKRVFDRFDSNGDGKISPDEYKAFLRSLGKSKFLTREVEKIFEVADSDGDGSIDFNEFVEVQRKEGGSRTTDLHSAFQVFDRDGDGKICAEEVFELLQKLGDGCSLQDCQKMVKARDVNGDGVIDIDEFINMMTRGTPLC